The genomic segment GGTATTCAATGTAAATTCCTGTGCTTCGTTAGGTGCCAGCTCGGAAATATTTGAAGGTTATCGGCGCCTGTCCGGCCTGTATGTGGGGGGCAACGGCAGCTATGTATTCAAGAATCGCTACACATTAAAAAAGCAGTCTTCCCTTAAACTGCCGATTACTGCTACGGTGCCAGGTGGAAATCCACAAAGCGGGAGTGTCAGTGTTTCGAGTGCTATCACGGTACAAGGCTGGCGCTGGCAAGATCGCAAGGGCGATTGGGTTGAATATGATAGTCAGGGACAGATTTCGCGTTATGGCGATAAAAACGACAACGTCGTTTGGATGCAGCGCGACACCCAAGGGCGGATAGAGCGCCTCATCGAGGGTAGCAGTGGCAAGACGATATTTACCTTGCACTATAATAGCGCTGGTTATCTGGTCGAAATCAGAGATTATTCTTTGACAGGCAATGGGCTTGATTTACCTCAACGTAGCGTCAAGTATGCTTATGACCCTGACGGTCAACTCATAAGCGTCACCGACGCTCGTGGTTTTGTCACGAACTACAATTATGACGCACAGCACCGGCTGAGTACGATCACCGACCCGGAGCAGCGAGCGTCGACCATCAGCTACGACGGCGAGTCCAGCAGCGTCTCCAAGCTGATTGCTGCAGATGGCGGTCAGAATGACTATTCTTTCAGTTACGACGACGCCAAAAAATTCTTCTATAGCAAACTGCAGGGACCAGTTACAGCAAGTGGTCGCCGGGTTGAAGACTACACGCATGATCGTGCCGGAGATTTGGTCAAGTATGAGGTGAACGGTCGCACTGACGTTGCGGTCACCCGGGATCCGGGAGCACGTACAGAAACGCGCGTTAATGCACGCGGTTTCACAACGGTGCTGACCAAGAACGAATTCGAGCAAGTGGTGCAGGTAAAAAATGAAGACGGCACCTTCACCAGCACCCAGTTCGACGCTCGCAATCTGAATCCGATTGAAACTGTCGATGAAGCCGGCATCAAGAATCAATTTGCCTACGATGCCAAAGGCAATCTGATCCAACGTACTCAGGCCGCAGGTACTGCGGATGAGCGAGTTACTGACTATCAGCTCGATAATGCTGGACGTGTGAGCCGGGCGACTTTGCGAGGTCGTGCGGAAGAAAATGGCGTTGTAACGCAAGACGCGGTTTGGCAATTCACCTATGACGGCACGGGGCAATTGGCGCAAACCATTGATCCTGAGGGCAATCTCAGCAAAACAGTGTATGACCGCAATGGCAACCTGGTCAATAGAACGGACGCACGCGGCAATAGCACTGCTTATCAAGTCGATGCAATGGGAAATCTATTGCAGACTACTGATGCACTCGGCAATGTGCGCCACATGTCATATGACAAGGTAGGGAATCTCGTTACCTTTACCGACGCCCGCAGCAAGGCTACCCAGTCGGCATACGATGCGATGAATCGCCGCATTCAGATCAATAGTCCTGCCGGCGGCAGTTATAAAATCGAGTATAACGCTCAAGGTTTGCCGATTCGGGAAACTAATGAGGACGGGCATGGCAGTCAGGCTGAATTTGACAATTTCCTGCGTGTCGTTAAGCAGATTGATGCCTTGGGTAATGCTACCCAATACGGTTATCAGATTCCTGATGGCAGTAGCTCGGGACAACTCGGCAGCCTCGCAACCGCCACTCAAGTCAAGTATCCAACGTTTGTTCAGCAAACCAAATATGATGCCCGTGAACGCCCAACGACGGAGGCTCTCCTCAACCCAAATGCATTGGGAATCGAAACATTGGTCAGCAGCAGCGTTTACGACAAACGTGGCCAGGTCAGCAGCGATACGGATGCCAACGGCAAAACTCGTTTCTCAAAATACGATTCATTTGGTCAATTGGTCGAAAGTACTGACAGTTTGGGAAACAAGACCAGTGCCAAATTCGATGTCCGCGGCAATCTTCTGCAGATCAAAGATGCTAGGGGAAATGTCAATAATTTTGAATATGATCGCGACAATCGAGTTGTCAAGGAAATTCTGCCGCTGGGGCAGGTGACAGCGTATCGATACGACGCGGCAGGCAATCTGGCCAGCCGCGTGGATCCCAATGGAAATAAGAGCGTCTTTACTTACGATGCGGCGGATCGTCTCATCGAAGTAAAACAAACCAATGCAGTTGGCTTGCTGGCACGGACCACGTCAATAACTTGGGACAATGAAAGTAATGCGATCGGCTGGAAAGACACCGATCATATCCGCAATCAGACCGCCAGCAGCAGTTTGACTTTTGACGACGCTGATCGCAAAACAACTGAAACAGTTACCTATCCAAATGGTGTCACCCTTGGGTATGCCTATGCGTACAGTGCCGCTGGTCTCAAAACGCGGTTGACCTGGCCAGACGGCGTCAGTCTCGACTATGGCTACAGTGCGCACGATGAGCTGGAGAGTGTCAACGTACCAGGAGAGGGGCTGATCAGTGTTACGCAATTTAAGTGGACCTCGCCTGCTAAAGTAACACTGCCGGGTGGTACAACGCAGGAATTGGGGTACGACGGCCTATTGAATCTTGAAAGTGTCAAGGTCAGGAGCCCAGGACAGCAAACCACGCTCAGCGTCCAGAATCTCTTTGGCAAGATACAAGAGCTGCAGAAAAGCGTACGTACTGATAGTGCTGGAGGGGGCGGCACTACAAGAGCCAGCAGCTTTTCCTACGATGACGAATCCAGGTTGACCGAGGTAACTACTGACGCCGGCGGCTTGTTCGGCAGCGATACGGAAAATTTTACGCTGGATGCTGCTGGTAACCGGATTGCCCACAGCAAGGTCAACGGCGCCTGGCAATACGATGCCAATAATAGATTGACGCAGCGCGGAACTGGCGGCAACGCTACCAATTATGAGTACGATCCGGCCGGCAATCTGATAAAGAAAATAGAAGGCGGAAATAAGATAACGCAATACAGCTATGACACGCAGAACCGTCTGATCGAAGTCGCCGATGGTAATGGCAGCGTCATAGCAAGATATGGTTACGATCCGCAAGACCGTCGCATCTGGAAAGAGCAATATCGCGACGTGCGAGCGCAATCTTTGCCACAAGCCAAACGCACGATCTATTTGTACAGCGACGAAGGATTGATTGCCGAAAGCGAGCAAGACATCGCATTGAATGCTGATGGGAGCGTAAGTGCAGGCGGCCCATCGCATATTGTCACGGAATATGGACCTAGACCGAATAGCGATTTTGGCACAGCAAATTTATTTATAAAAACAAAGAGCAGCAATGGTCAAGACACCATTGCCTACTACCATCTTGACCAGCTCGGTACGCCAATTCAAGCCACGGACAAACAAGGAAATGTAGTTTGGTCGGCCAATTACAATGTGTTTGGTCAGGCTGCGATCACCACACCTGTAGCTACTGCAGACAAGCCTACGATCATTAGCAACCTGCGTCTGCCAGGGCAAATCGAAGATGCGGAAACGGGGCTGTACTACAACTATCGACGCTATTACGACCCGAGCACAGGGCGCTATATTACCCAGGATCCGATCGGCTTAGCTGGCGGCGATAATCAATACCGTTATGCTGATGCCAATCCTGCGAACTTGAGCGATCCAACGGGTGAGTGCCCGATGTGCGCAGCCTATGCTTGGTGCGTCGCGGAGTGCATGTTAGAGGATGTTGCAGCCAATGCAATTACAGGTGAATGCAATAATTTTGGGAAAAGCGCAAAGAGCTGCGCGTTGAGTTGCTTAGTGGGGCCTTTTGGAAGGCTCGGAAAATGGTTTAAGCGTGGTGAAGAAGCTGCCTGCGCCATTAATAGCTTTCCTTCGGATACTTTGGTGCATGTGAAGCCTGCTAATGCGAATAGGCTTAGTGCTCAACAGGCTAAATCTAATGTTAGACCCATAAATAAGATTCAGGTAGGGGATCAAGTTCTAGCATTTTCTGAGTCTAAATCCAAGGGTGCTAATCCCAAACTTGACTCGCGTTTGAGCTATGAGAAGGTTACTAATGTATTCGTCAGTAACAAATCGCAAACCTTAGTTCATATTTTCTTGGACAGCGGGGAATCCATTACAGCGACTGAAGGCCATCCCTTCAAGACTACAGACGGTTGGCGCGATGCCATCTTGCTCAAAAAAGGGGGCAGGTTGCTACTGATGGGAGATGGGGGTGATTCAGACGCTAAATCGCTTGCTATCATCACTGATGTTCAATCCGAACAAAAAGTTTTACCTGTTTTCAATATTGAAGTTGCGAATGCGCACACTTACTTTGTTGGAGTAGACGGAGAGTTAGTACATAACGCGCATGGCCATCATTGTTTCCCGAAATACCTTGGCGGCGCTGTAAAGCAAAAATTGACAAAGCTCTCTGAGGATTTGCACAAGCTCTATCACAAGGGGCTTGATCAGGTTGCTCCTCGATGGAAGGGAAAGGCACATTACGATGGATTGCCTGCTGCGGAAAAGGACAAGGTTTTGGATAAATTTAAAGATTACACCGAGGGATTCGATAAAACGCACGGCACCGATTTATTGAATGGTGCACGCAGTAATGGGTTTCCAAAATGACGACAATGTACATGCGATTGCGTGACGTGACTCCGGACGATATTTGCAAGAATTGGCTTTGGCAATATGTGCCGTCAAAGGACGGTGAACTCTGGGTGAAGCCGATTCACGTAAAGAAGACGGATAAATTTTCCCAGCGCTTGGCTGGGTGCCAAGTGACGCTCGCCGACGGGAGCAGCATGTGGGCGTTGATTGAAGGGATCAATGTGGAGACTCCGGAATTTTCAAAACATAACAAGGAACTGATAATTGCAATCGACAATTATGGCTGGTTTCGTCTCGCACAATATTTTGATAGTCGTGAATTGAAAGAAATTAGAGGCCCTGAGATTTTGTGTGATCTCCTGGGAAAGAAAATTGACGAGGTGTTTCCTGTTGAATTTGACCTACGTGATAGAGCAAAAGTGGATTCATCCTGTTTGAGAGGGAAATTTGAAGTTGATCCGGTTTGGGGAATGGCGCAGTCGGACGTAATGATGATTCTTGTACGCGAATTGGCGAATGGTGGAAATAGTTAATGTTTGATAGTTGATATAAGAATCCTTTCGATTTGGATGATCTGATTAATCTGAAATTTATACCTCAATTGACCGCAGATGAAGAATACGCAACGAACAACTGAGCAAGAGATGCATGCTTGTGCGGCGAAGAATAGGCTCAATTGCCGATTGGTTAAGGCCGTCAATTTGATTCTGAAAAAAGCTATTACTACCTTGCCGGTAGTTGCGTTTTTTGCGGCGATCAGCGTTACTCCTCAAGGAACGAATGCTCAGGAAACCGTCTGCGCCAGCGTCAAGATCGAGATCAAGCAGGAGCTGACGCTGGAGCGTCAAGCCTTCGACGCCGAGATGCGAATCAATAACACGACCGACACCGGTCTGATTGAAAACGTCTCGGTGGTGGTCAAGGTGACTGACGAGCAGGGCACGCCCGTGGAGATCACCGATGATCCAAACAGCAGCAGCGCCAAGTTCTTTGTCCGAATCTCGAACAAGAAAAACATTTCCAACGTCGATGGCACTGGCAGCGTAAGTCCGGCCACTACCGCATCCATCAATTGGCTGCTGATTCCGGCGCCAGGATCTGCCGGTAATACGCCGTTGGGTAAGAAATATTTGGTCGGAGCTACGCTCAAGTACAAATTTGGCGGCGAAGAGCAGACCCTGAACGTGTCGCCGGCAGTGATCACGGTCAAGCCGTTG from the Collimonas arenae genome contains:
- a CDS encoding RHS repeat-associated core domain-containing protein encodes the protein MLNRTCPHQFSNTDLTITKRLTNMAISFVQHWRTRRIGSRVGMTILGFLMACAIAQAQTPSVGVVSPPNGTFSQEIVDLQVQTPAGEVSWRRVFNGTGWRFNRHWDGISASYKPLSTQSTGGGAGSNMSGGGQSGCWVWVDEDWSPGAAVAGGAFKVDAISYIPFNQVYSQQGQPLQVFNVNSCASLGASSEIFEGYRRLSGLYVGGNGSYVFKNRYTLKKQSSLKLPITATVPGGNPQSGSVSVSSAITVQGWRWQDRKGDWVEYDSQGQISRYGDKNDNVVWMQRDTQGRIERLIEGSSGKTIFTLHYNSAGYLVEIRDYSLTGNGLDLPQRSVKYAYDPDGQLISVTDARGFVTNYNYDAQHRLSTITDPEQRASTISYDGESSSVSKLIAADGGQNDYSFSYDDAKKFFYSKLQGPVTASGRRVEDYTHDRAGDLVKYEVNGRTDVAVTRDPGARTETRVNARGFTTVLTKNEFEQVVQVKNEDGTFTSTQFDARNLNPIETVDEAGIKNQFAYDAKGNLIQRTQAAGTADERVTDYQLDNAGRVSRATLRGRAEENGVVTQDAVWQFTYDGTGQLAQTIDPEGNLSKTVYDRNGNLVNRTDARGNSTAYQVDAMGNLLQTTDALGNVRHMSYDKVGNLVTFTDARSKATQSAYDAMNRRIQINSPAGGSYKIEYNAQGLPIRETNEDGHGSQAEFDNFLRVVKQIDALGNATQYGYQIPDGSSSGQLGSLATATQVKYPTFVQQTKYDARERPTTEALLNPNALGIETLVSSSVYDKRGQVSSDTDANGKTRFSKYDSFGQLVESTDSLGNKTSAKFDVRGNLLQIKDARGNVNNFEYDRDNRVVKEILPLGQVTAYRYDAAGNLASRVDPNGNKSVFTYDAADRLIEVKQTNAVGLLARTTSITWDNESNAIGWKDTDHIRNQTASSSLTFDDADRKTTETVTYPNGVTLGYAYAYSAAGLKTRLTWPDGVSLDYGYSAHDELESVNVPGEGLISVTQFKWTSPAKVTLPGGTTQELGYDGLLNLESVKVRSPGQQTTLSVQNLFGKIQELQKSVRTDSAGGGGTTRASSFSYDDESRLTEVTTDAGGLFGSDTENFTLDAAGNRIAHSKVNGAWQYDANNRLTQRGTGGNATNYEYDPAGNLIKKIEGGNKITQYSYDTQNRLIEVADGNGSVIARYGYDPQDRRIWKEQYRDVRAQSLPQAKRTIYLYSDEGLIAESEQDIALNADGSVSAGGPSHIVTEYGPRPNSDFGTANLFIKTKSSNGQDTIAYYHLDQLGTPIQATDKQGNVVWSANYNVFGQAAITTPVATADKPTIISNLRLPGQIEDAETGLYYNYRRYYDPSTGRYITQDPIGLAGGDNQYRYADANPANLSDPTGECPMCAAYAWCVAECMLEDVAANAITGECNNFGKSAKSCALSCLVGPFGRLGKWFKRGEEAACAINSFPSDTLVHVKPANANRLSAQQAKSNVRPINKIQVGDQVLAFSESKSKGANPKLDSRLSYEKVTNVFVSNKSQTLVHIFLDSGESITATEGHPFKTTDGWRDAILLKKGGRLLLMGDGGDSDAKSLAIITDVQSEQKVLPVFNIEVANAHTYFVGVDGELVHNAHGHHCFPKYLGGAVKQKLTKLSEDLHKLYHKGLDQVAPRWKGKAHYDGLPAAEKDKVLDKFKDYTEGFDKTHGTDLLNGARSNGFPK